The proteins below come from a single Synechococcus sp. WH 8101 genomic window:
- a CDS encoding sensor domain-containing diguanylate cyclase: MTQLIARTGVHSAQEAERLREVQRLDRSGLEHDPALSLLVSLASSCLEAPMAMVSIVDAEHQRPLVGVGCDLEAIPRDLSFCSQAIAAEGELFVIPDARRDPRFRDNPLVRGEPGLRFYAAAVLKGPHGARLGTLCVADPRHPHHPRERQRQQLRWLADLVVLELQRHEQHHRCPVTGLPTLHQLLRVGRKEWQAATEQAQPLALLLLDCNNFRAVNRSCGHEQGDHFLHDVGRALAEHARPEDFPAHMQADRFALLLPLQEVEQGITLARELQSKLAAMELTSAPPGYVMNPVIGLALTHAADRSFDDLVHRSEQALDLARLQGHGALVELREATPLQAANHTSGRW, from the coding sequence ATGACGCAACTGATTGCACGCACTGGTGTTCACAGTGCTCAGGAAGCGGAGCGCCTCCGAGAGGTGCAGCGGTTGGATCGTTCCGGCCTGGAGCACGATCCTGCCCTCTCCCTTTTGGTGTCGTTGGCCAGCAGTTGCCTGGAAGCGCCCATGGCGATGGTGTCGATCGTGGACGCCGAGCACCAGCGTCCCTTGGTGGGTGTTGGGTGTGATCTGGAGGCGATTCCCCGTGATCTCTCCTTCTGCAGTCAAGCCATCGCCGCCGAGGGCGAGCTGTTTGTCATTCCGGATGCGCGGCGGGATCCCCGCTTTCGAGACAACCCCCTGGTGCGTGGTGAACCGGGCCTGCGTTTTTACGCTGCGGCTGTGCTGAAAGGCCCCCATGGCGCGAGGCTCGGCACCCTCTGTGTTGCTGATCCGCGCCATCCCCACCATCCGAGAGAACGCCAACGGCAGCAGTTGCGTTGGTTGGCTGATCTGGTGGTTCTGGAATTGCAACGCCATGAACAGCACCATCGCTGTCCGGTCACCGGCTTACCCACCCTGCATCAGTTGCTTCGGGTGGGGCGGAAGGAATGGCAGGCAGCCACAGAACAGGCTCAGCCGCTGGCATTGCTCTTGTTGGATTGCAACAACTTCCGTGCCGTCAACCGTAGTTGCGGACACGAACAAGGCGATCACTTTCTGCATGATGTGGGTAGAGCGTTGGCTGAGCACGCCAGGCCCGAGGATTTTCCTGCTCACATGCAGGCCGACCGCTTTGCTCTCTTGCTGCCTCTCCAGGAGGTGGAGCAGGGCATCACGTTGGCCCGGGAGCTGCAGAGCAAACTGGCAGCGATGGAGTTGACGTCCGCTCCTCCCGGCTATGTGATGAATCCGGTGATCGGCCTTGCCCTCACCCATGCGGCGGATCGCAGTTTTGATGATCTGGTGCATCGCTCTGAACAGGCGTTGGATCTGGCTCGCCTGCAGGGCCATGGCGCCCTGGTAGAGCTGCGTGAGGCCACCCCCCTGCAGGCGGCGAATCACACCTCCGGTCGGTGGTGA
- a CDS encoding response regulator transcription factor gives MNVIVLDDHRMVAQSIAALLSELGGLSVLGVCSGVNDACALIKRQPPDLLVLDVDLGGDDYRDAVHLLHRLAPEAHVLFVTALGAKFQPPAELRAFTIGVVDKTQAWEQLLSSLQLWRAQHGAPAINLTIDQLQRIQALAPREQRLMKALGHGLLNKEIARSLNLKEATVKTYRKHVATSLGVSGSQLVRLATLYRCWCLDQQNRAGTKGNIQLP, from the coding sequence ATGAATGTGATCGTGCTGGATGATCATCGGATGGTGGCCCAGTCCATCGCTGCCCTGCTCTCTGAGCTTGGTGGACTGTCGGTGTTAGGAGTCTGCAGCGGCGTCAACGACGCCTGTGCCTTGATCAAGCGGCAGCCGCCCGACCTGCTGGTGTTGGATGTGGACCTGGGTGGTGATGATTACCGCGATGCTGTCCATCTGCTGCACCGCCTTGCACCCGAAGCCCATGTGCTCTTTGTCACCGCTCTGGGGGCCAAGTTTCAACCACCCGCTGAGCTTCGCGCCTTCACCATTGGCGTGGTCGACAAGACCCAGGCTTGGGAGCAACTGCTGAGCAGTCTGCAACTCTGGCGAGCTCAGCACGGCGCTCCGGCGATCAATCTGACGATCGATCAGCTGCAGCGCATCCAGGCGCTCGCACCAAGGGAACAGCGCTTGATGAAAGCCCTCGGCCATGGACTGCTCAACAAAGAAATTGCCCGTTCATTAAATCTAAAAGAAGCCACTGTGAAGACTTACCGAAAACATGTGGCGACCAGCCTCGGTGTCAGTGGATCCCAACTGGTGCGCCTGGCAACGCTCTATCGATGCTGGTGCCTGGATCAACAGAACAGGGCTGGAACCAAAGGGAACATTCAGCTCCCCTGA
- a CDS encoding HAMP domain-containing sensor histidine kinase, giving the protein MAAVALLLLVVVLVQHNRRLKVVQLRQQALLEAKLERGLQASALAHELRQPLSHLLLQSRLLQCRLESGVEQPEAVLAEVQNLQRSAQQIDQLIDTITALLRGQPGQTEPVDLVALVHKLVASRCAERSLRQIQLHLDLPAEPVILELNQAQISIAIRNLLVNAQQALLDVEPQHRHLAVTLAENAGQILVQVADSGPGLPSDSIRELMMNSSTAGGMGLGLFTVHAIAKQHRGRLTLARSQALRGAECSLWFQPCSVDPGTSIDRALPGAPVGIH; this is encoded by the coding sequence ATGGCGGCTGTCGCCCTGCTCCTCCTGGTGGTCGTGCTTGTGCAGCACAATCGCCGCCTGAAGGTTGTTCAGCTGCGCCAGCAAGCCTTGCTGGAAGCCAAGTTGGAGCGCGGACTTCAGGCCTCAGCTCTGGCCCATGAATTACGTCAGCCCCTCAGTCATCTGCTGCTGCAGAGCCGCCTGCTGCAATGCCGCCTGGAAAGCGGTGTTGAACAGCCTGAGGCTGTGCTCGCAGAGGTTCAGAATCTGCAGCGATCAGCGCAGCAGATCGATCAATTGATCGACACAATCACAGCATTACTGCGTGGTCAGCCGGGCCAGACGGAGCCTGTGGATCTGGTGGCCCTGGTGCACAAGCTGGTTGCCAGTCGTTGTGCCGAACGCAGCCTGCGCCAGATTCAGTTGCATCTGGATCTGCCCGCTGAGCCTGTGATTCTGGAGCTGAACCAAGCCCAGATCAGCATCGCGATCCGCAATCTTTTGGTCAATGCTCAGCAGGCGCTGCTCGACGTGGAACCGCAGCACCGCCATCTTGCGGTGACTCTGGCTGAGAATGCTGGACAGATTCTGGTGCAGGTGGCCGATAGCGGACCTGGCTTACCCAGTGACTCCATACGCGAATTGATGATGAACAGTTCGACAGCAGGAGGCATGGGCTTGGGTCTGTTTACGGTGCATGCCATTGCGAAGCAACATCGAGGTCGATTGACGCTGGCGCGATCGCAGGCGCTCAGGGGAGCTGAATGTTCCCTTTGGTTCCAGCCCTGTTCTGTTGATCCAGGCACCAGCATCGATAGAGCGTTGCCAGGCGCACCAGTTGGGATCCACTGA
- the ppsA gene encoding phosphoenolpyruvate synthase, with product MSSDLVLPLDAVGHDAIAIVGGKSASLGEMRRCLSAEGIRVPEGFTTTAEAYRLLLKAGALQRPLEKLLGNLDVQDLSALHAAGSAARGLVQHTPLPAALVEAILDAYRAMGRPAVAVRSSATAEDLPEASFAGQQDTILNVRGDEALLEACRRCYGSLFTDRAIAYRQLHGFDPLQVALAIVVQRMVRADRGCSGVMFTLDTESGFADVVLLNAAYGLGETVVQGDVNPDEILVFKPTLAQGFPAILSWRRGTKARRRVLDASGCIRLESVPEDLQRRFALSPDEVLQLSRWACRIEAHLSAQRGQPTPLDLEWAKDGDSGELFILQARPETVQARRPATVLRRWVLDDVGGEPICLGRAIGAGVCSGVARVLHTQQEMDTFQNGEVLVTPRTDPDWEPILQRAAAVITDRGGRTCHAAILARELGLPAIVGTGDGTLRIQPGQLVTVSCCEGDEGLVYRGAVPFHVEERDLGDLPPTRTRILMNVANPEEAFRLAAIPCDGVGLARLEFVIAHQIGVHPMALLHPERVVDPHERHLIAARLAEASTSDPVEGYRTQLVEGIGRLAAAFYPRPVLVRFSDFKSNEYAHLLGGRVFEPEEDNPMLGWRGALRYTSAGFQEAFALECQAIQKARETLGLTNLIPMVPFCRTPQEGDRVLAAMAEQGLVRGRDGLQVYVMCELPANALSADALAQRFDGFSIGSNDLTQLTLGLDRDSAAVAPWFDERDPAVLAMMQLLIRAAKRCGKPVGICGQAPSDHPALAEFLVREGIDSISLNPDAVLRMRLKVATIEAAQAIG from the coding sequence GTGTCATCTGATCTTGTGCTGCCGCTCGATGCGGTCGGGCACGATGCCATCGCGATCGTGGGTGGCAAAAGCGCTTCGCTCGGTGAGATGCGCCGCTGCTTGAGCGCTGAAGGCATCCGCGTGCCCGAAGGCTTCACCACCACAGCCGAGGCCTATCGCCTGCTGCTGAAGGCGGGGGCGTTGCAGCGACCCTTGGAGAAACTGCTCGGGAATCTCGATGTGCAGGATCTTTCGGCACTGCATGCAGCCGGCTCTGCAGCCCGGGGTTTGGTTCAGCACACCCCGCTGCCAGCAGCCTTAGTTGAGGCGATCCTCGACGCCTACCGGGCCATGGGCCGGCCTGCCGTGGCGGTGCGCTCCAGTGCAACCGCCGAAGACCTGCCGGAGGCCTCCTTCGCTGGGCAGCAAGACACGATCCTCAATGTGCGAGGCGACGAGGCCCTGCTGGAAGCCTGTCGTCGTTGTTATGGATCCCTGTTCACCGATCGAGCGATCGCTTACCGCCAGCTGCATGGCTTTGACCCCTTGCAGGTGGCCCTGGCGATCGTGGTGCAACGCATGGTGCGGGCCGATCGCGGCTGTTCAGGGGTGATGTTCACTCTCGACACAGAGTCGGGCTTCGCCGATGTGGTGTTGCTCAATGCTGCTTACGGCCTGGGCGAAACGGTGGTGCAGGGGGATGTCAATCCCGACGAGATCCTCGTCTTTAAGCCCACCCTGGCCCAGGGATTTCCCGCCATCCTCAGCTGGCGCCGCGGCACCAAGGCCCGCCGGCGTGTCCTCGATGCCAGCGGTTGCATCCGGCTCGAGTCCGTGCCGGAAGATTTGCAGCGCCGCTTTGCCCTGTCGCCTGACGAGGTGCTGCAGCTCAGTCGCTGGGCCTGTCGGATCGAAGCGCATCTGAGCGCCCAACGCGGCCAGCCCACTCCCCTGGATCTCGAATGGGCCAAGGATGGCGACAGCGGGGAACTGTTCATTCTTCAGGCGCGCCCGGAAACGGTTCAGGCCAGGCGCCCGGCCACCGTGTTGCGCCGTTGGGTGCTCGATGACGTTGGTGGCGAGCCGATCTGCCTCGGGCGTGCGATCGGGGCTGGTGTGTGCAGTGGTGTTGCCCGTGTGTTGCACACACAACAGGAGATGGACACGTTTCAGAACGGTGAAGTGTTGGTCACACCCCGCACCGACCCTGACTGGGAGCCAATTCTTCAGCGCGCCGCCGCTGTGATCACCGATCGCGGTGGGCGCACCTGCCATGCGGCCATCCTGGCGCGGGAGTTGGGACTACCGGCGATCGTGGGCACCGGTGATGGCACCTTGCGCATTCAGCCCGGTCAGCTGGTCACCGTGAGTTGCTGTGAGGGAGATGAGGGGCTGGTGTATCGCGGTGCCGTGCCTTTCCATGTGGAGGAACGGGATCTGGGTGACCTTCCTCCAACGCGCACCCGCATTCTGATGAATGTGGCCAACCCGGAGGAGGCCTTTCGCTTAGCGGCGATCCCTTGTGATGGGGTCGGCCTGGCGCGACTGGAATTTGTGATTGCGCATCAGATCGGTGTGCATCCGATGGCCCTGCTCCATCCCGAGCGTGTGGTGGATCCGCACGAACGGCACTTGATCGCGGCCCGGCTGGCTGAGGCCTCAACATCCGATCCGGTGGAGGGGTATCGCACCCAATTGGTGGAGGGAATCGGTCGGTTGGCGGCAGCGTTCTACCCCCGGCCAGTGTTGGTGCGCTTTTCCGATTTCAAAAGCAACGAATATGCCCATCTGCTCGGCGGGCGCGTCTTCGAACCCGAGGAAGACAATCCGATGCTTGGCTGGCGTGGCGCCCTCCGCTACACCTCAGCGGGATTTCAGGAAGCCTTTGCCCTGGAGTGTCAGGCCATTCAGAAGGCAAGGGAGACGTTGGGACTGACCAACCTGATTCCGATGGTGCCCTTCTGCCGCACACCTCAGGAAGGCGATCGGGTGCTGGCGGCAATGGCCGAGCAGGGGTTGGTGCGTGGCCGTGATGGTCTGCAGGTGTATGTGATGTGTGAATTACCAGCCAATGCCCTGAGCGCAGATGCGCTCGCCCAGCGGTTTGATGGCTTTTCGATTGGCTCCAACGATCTCACCCAGCTCACCCTGGGGTTGGATCGTGATTCCGCTGCCGTGGCGCCCTGGTTTGACGAACGGGATCCAGCGGTGCTGGCGATGATGCAACTGTTGATCAGAGCGGCCAAGCGCTGCGGCAAACCGGTGGGGATCTGCGGCCAGGCGCCGAGTGACCATCCGGCTTTGGCTGAATTTCTGGTGCGGGAAGGCATCGATTCGATCAGCCTCAACCCGGATGCGGTGCTGCGGATGCGTCTCAAGGTGGCCACGATTGAAGCGGCGCAGGCCATTGGTTGA
- a CDS encoding sigma-70 family RNA polymerase sigma factor, producing MANIRPAQPMRDGAVTLILNGAGRQPIPTKAEQLHLARLIRQGQAVGASRSQARAGQRACQRLMSGNVRLAVAIARGFMPRLGQGSSLEFADLIQEAIIGLHTAAQRFDPERGCSFSTYAVWWCRQSVHRLIQGQAHTIRLPAHVQDLERRWNLRPPGQNLEQFCEQWHTTPEAMQGVLTLVHQARTRSIDAAGGEQEREGMSLAERLSVAASDPLDALDRNLLLDRLAAALPEELALVERHVVKQHTTKAMATESAISATAMARRLNRARRKLRDALEPNNRISRQQ from the coding sequence ATGGCCAACATTCGCCCGGCCCAACCGATGCGTGATGGAGCTGTGACCCTGATCCTCAATGGGGCTGGTCGCCAGCCGATCCCCACAAAGGCGGAGCAACTCCACCTTGCGCGTCTGATCCGGCAGGGTCAGGCGGTGGGCGCCTCTCGATCTCAGGCTCGAGCCGGTCAACGGGCCTGCCAGCGCCTGATGAGCGGCAACGTTCGACTGGCGGTGGCGATCGCCCGCGGTTTCATGCCGCGCCTGGGGCAGGGATCGAGCCTGGAATTCGCCGACCTGATTCAAGAGGCGATCATCGGGCTGCACACCGCGGCGCAACGCTTCGATCCGGAACGGGGGTGCAGCTTCAGCACTTATGCGGTGTGGTGGTGTCGCCAATCAGTGCATCGCCTGATCCAGGGGCAGGCCCACACGATTCGGCTTCCGGCCCATGTGCAAGACCTGGAGCGGCGCTGGAATCTGCGTCCGCCCGGCCAGAATCTGGAGCAGTTTTGTGAGCAGTGGCACACCACCCCTGAAGCGATGCAAGGGGTGCTGACCCTCGTGCATCAGGCCAGAACCCGCAGCATCGATGCCGCCGGAGGGGAGCAGGAGCGTGAGGGGATGAGCCTGGCCGAACGGCTGAGTGTTGCCGCCAGTGATCCCCTTGATGCTCTGGACCGCAACCTGCTGCTGGATCGGCTGGCAGCGGCCCTACCGGAGGAGCTGGCCCTAGTCGAACGGCACGTGGTGAAGCAACACACCACCAAGGCGATGGCAACAGAAAGCGCCATCAGCGCCACGGCGATGGCCCGCCGACTGAACCGGGCTCGCAGGAAGCTGCGGGACGCACTGGAGCCCAACAACAGAATCTCGAGACAACAATGA
- a CDS encoding ferrous iron transport protein A yields the protein MTEPTTLIPLSQARAGQRVRIHSLPQQPECRSRLAAMGIQISSELEVLRLGAPGGLLHLANGFLEFMLRRDVAHHMTVELLANASP from the coding sequence ATGACCGAGCCCACCACCCTCATCCCCCTCAGCCAGGCGCGCGCTGGCCAGCGGGTCCGCATTCACTCCCTGCCCCAGCAGCCCGAGTGCCGCAGCCGCCTCGCCGCCATGGGAATCCAGATCAGCTCCGAGCTGGAGGTGCTCAGGCTTGGCGCCCCAGGGGGCCTTCTGCACCTCGCCAACGGCTTCCTCGAATTCATGCTGCGCCGGGATGTGGCCCATCACATGACCGTGGAGCTGCTGGCGAACGCCTCACCATGA
- a CDS encoding methyltransferase domain-containing protein: MTDMRQPQAWDARYRQGTDRWELGMAAPPLQAFLEQHPLAPKPTGTVLVPGCGRGHEAALLARLGFDVVGLDFSVEAIREARRLQGEHEHLRWLQADLFDGAALDRAGLGAHSLSGVVEHTCFCAIDPSQRDHYRSTVDRLLEPGGWLLGVFFCHDRPGGPPYGSDAEQLAASWSQIGFTGVIWEPARGSVAQRSDEWLGLWSKPSQADNEAIPAGSR, from the coding sequence ATGACCGACATGCGCCAGCCGCAGGCATGGGATGCGCGCTATCGGCAGGGCACGGACCGCTGGGAGCTGGGCATGGCAGCGCCACCGCTGCAAGCCTTTCTCGAGCAGCACCCCCTGGCACCCAAGCCCACTGGGACAGTGCTGGTGCCCGGTTGCGGGCGCGGCCATGAAGCCGCCCTGTTGGCCCGCCTGGGCTTCGATGTGGTGGGGCTGGATTTCAGCGTTGAAGCAATCCGTGAAGCCCGGCGCCTGCAGGGCGAACACGAGCACTTGCGCTGGCTTCAGGCCGATCTGTTCGATGGCGCCGCCCTGGATAGAGCCGGTCTGGGGGCCCACAGCCTCAGCGGCGTAGTGGAGCACACCTGCTTCTGCGCCATCGATCCCAGCCAACGCGACCACTACCGCAGCACGGTCGATCGCCTGCTGGAGCCGGGGGGATGGTTGCTCGGGGTGTTTTTCTGCCATGACCGACCCGGTGGCCCGCCCTACGGCAGCGATGCGGAGCAACTGGCAGCGAGCTGGTCGCAGATCGGATTCACCGGCGTGATCTGGGAGCCGGCCCGGGGCTCGGTGGCGCAGCGCAGTGATGAATGGCTTGGGCTCTGGAGCAAACCGAGCCAGGCTGACAACGAAGCCATCCCGGCAGGTTCGCGATGA
- a CDS encoding isoprenylcysteine carboxylmethyltransferase family protein encodes MTQPNPLQERLTRWGFSWAGLRDNRHGEWWLLAQMTLIAAHALPPEPSLQALGWHWPLVWRGVGGVVVLIGVAVGAQAVFYLGDSLSPLPEPMPGAALVTEGAYGRCRHPLYQSLLLCSLGVVLLLGSLLHLGLLLALALVLGWKARREETRLCAEHPDYATYRQNTAAIVPFLPWLDWRG; translated from the coding sequence ATGACCCAACCCAACCCTCTGCAGGAACGGCTCACGCGCTGGGGCTTCAGCTGGGCCGGCCTGCGCGATAACCGCCACGGTGAATGGTGGCTGCTCGCCCAGATGACCCTGATCGCAGCCCATGCACTGCCACCGGAACCATCGCTGCAGGCCCTTGGCTGGCACTGGCCTCTGGTCTGGCGCGGGGTCGGTGGCGTGGTGGTGTTGATCGGTGTGGCTGTGGGCGCCCAGGCGGTGTTCTACCTGGGCGATTCCCTCAGTCCGCTGCCGGAACCGATGCCCGGTGCCGCCCTGGTGACCGAAGGGGCCTATGGCCGCTGCCGTCATCCGCTGTATCAATCGCTGTTGTTGTGTTCGCTTGGTGTGGTGCTGCTGTTGGGGAGCCTGCTGCACCTGGGCCTGCTGCTCGCCCTGGCCCTGGTGCTGGGCTGGAAGGCGCGGCGGGAAGAGACACGCCTCTGCGCTGAGCATCCGGATTACGCGACCTACCGGCAGAACACGGCTGCGATCGTGCCCTTTCTACCCTGGCTGGATTGGCGCGGTTGA
- a CDS encoding cytochrome ubiquinol oxidase subunit I encodes MPLDPLVLSRMQFALTAIFHMLWPVLSTGLAIFLVVLEGFWLRTRDPFYYRQARFWAKLYVLNFGIGVASGLPMEFQFGTNWAPLSEFVGDFFGAVLGFEGAMAFMLEAGFLGIMLFGWNRVPPVVHFLSTVMVAFGANLSVFWILSANSWLQTPAGGSFADGHFHVQNYFAAINNPFMLRSVWHMSLATVETSMLVVAAVSCWWLLRREAAEAIRRFFSFSLKLALVILLVVAPMQVMAGHESALQVAEHQPTKLAAIEGIWDTQPAGSAPEWSLLALPDEAAERNRWQLGVPGGFSWILEGRSRLSHDVRGLDSWPQADRPKMVGLLFYSFRVMAGIGIAITLLMAVTILLWWRRGLTAETLSQLPWLGWAWILAAPAGYLAIEAGWVVRCVGRQPWTVYGELRTADAATVLPAGEILTSLISFAVLYSVLLVCALWFGSRIIRRGPDLDLTAP; translated from the coding sequence ATGCCCCTTGATCCCCTGGTGCTCTCACGCATGCAGTTCGCCCTCACGGCGATCTTCCACATGCTCTGGCCCGTGTTGTCGACCGGGCTGGCGATTTTCCTGGTGGTGCTCGAAGGCTTCTGGCTGCGCACCCGGGATCCCTTCTATTACCGCCAGGCCCGCTTCTGGGCGAAGCTCTACGTGCTCAATTTCGGCATCGGCGTGGCCTCAGGCCTGCCGATGGAGTTCCAGTTCGGCACTAACTGGGCTCCCCTGTCGGAATTCGTGGGGGATTTCTTTGGGGCGGTGCTCGGCTTCGAAGGGGCGATGGCCTTCATGCTCGAAGCAGGCTTCCTCGGAATCATGCTGTTCGGCTGGAACCGGGTTCCCCCGGTCGTCCACTTTCTCTCCACCGTGATGGTGGCCTTCGGCGCCAATCTGTCGGTGTTCTGGATTCTCAGCGCCAATTCCTGGCTGCAGACGCCCGCTGGCGGCAGCTTCGCCGATGGCCATTTCCACGTGCAGAACTACTTCGCTGCGATCAACAACCCCTTCATGCTGCGCAGCGTGTGGCACATGAGCCTGGCCACCGTGGAAACCAGCATGCTGGTGGTGGCCGCGGTGAGTTGCTGGTGGCTGCTACGCCGCGAGGCAGCAGAGGCCATCCGCAGGTTCTTCAGTTTCTCCTTGAAACTGGCTCTGGTGATTCTGCTGGTGGTGGCACCGATGCAGGTGATGGCGGGCCACGAGAGCGCCCTGCAGGTGGCCGAGCACCAACCCACCAAACTGGCCGCGATTGAGGGGATCTGGGACACCCAACCCGCCGGAAGTGCTCCGGAGTGGAGCCTGCTGGCCTTGCCGGATGAAGCGGCGGAGCGGAACCGTTGGCAACTGGGCGTGCCGGGTGGCTTCAGCTGGATTCTCGAAGGTCGCTCCCGCCTCAGCCATGACGTGCGGGGCCTGGACAGCTGGCCCCAGGCCGATCGCCCCAAGATGGTGGGGTTGCTGTTTTATTCCTTCCGGGTGATGGCCGGCATCGGCATCGCCATCACCCTGTTGATGGCGGTGACCATTCTGCTGTGGTGGCGGCGGGGGCTGACGGCGGAGACCCTGAGCCAACTGCCCTGGCTTGGCTGGGCCTGGATCCTGGCGGCGCCGGCGGGATATCTTGCGATCGAAGCGGGCTGGGTGGTGCGCTGCGTGGGCCGGCAACCCTGGACGGTGTATGGCGAACTACGCACAGCCGATGCAGCCACGGTGTTGCCCGCTGGCGAGATTCTCACCAGCTTGATCAGCTTTGCCGTGCTCTACAGCGTGCTGCTGGTCTGCGCCCTCTGGTTCGGTTCCCGCATCATCCGCCGAGGCCCCGACCTCGACCTCACCGCTCCCTAA
- the cydB gene encoding cytochrome d ubiquinol oxidase subunit II — MDFLDLFMPAVWFVILALFLLLYVILDGFDLGVGILSLTSSDEQQRSVLMTSLGNVWDANETWLVLMGGALFGAFPLAYGTILHALYAPIYLMILGLILRAVAFEFRENSSQKRPWNLMFGLGSVLAAAAQGVCLGTVLTGIPTDSQGHFIGSTWIWLNWTSLLVAFTLIQGYVLIGSTYLILKTSGDLQRQHVRTAQIAAATTLIGALVITSTTPWVSSSLRERIFDHQFLPLFIALPLLGIALIVQLFRSLRLGQEVWPMVYTVLLFVLSFAGLGLLVFPAIIPPSVTIFEAHASITSLVFMLTFIGVLIPIMLFYNLYNYVAFRGKVPSLEQAD, encoded by the coding sequence ATGGACTTCCTCGACCTGTTCATGCCAGCGGTCTGGTTTGTGATCCTGGCCCTGTTTCTATTGCTGTATGTGATTCTCGACGGTTTTGATCTGGGCGTTGGCATCCTCTCGCTCACATCGTCAGACGAACAACAACGCAGCGTGTTGATGACCTCTCTGGGCAATGTGTGGGACGCGAATGAAACCTGGCTCGTCTTGATGGGCGGGGCCCTGTTCGGCGCCTTCCCCCTCGCCTACGGCACCATTCTCCATGCCTTGTATGCCCCGATCTATCTGATGATCCTGGGGCTGATCCTGCGGGCGGTCGCCTTTGAATTCCGGGAGAACTCCAGCCAGAAACGGCCCTGGAATCTGATGTTCGGCCTGGGGAGCGTGCTGGCCGCTGCTGCACAAGGCGTGTGCCTCGGCACCGTGCTCACCGGCATTCCCACCGACAGCCAAGGCCACTTCATCGGCTCCACCTGGATCTGGCTGAACTGGACCAGCCTGTTGGTGGCGTTCACCCTGATCCAGGGTTATGTGCTGATCGGATCCACCTATCTGATTCTCAAAACCAGTGGTGATCTGCAGCGCCAGCATGTGCGAACGGCCCAGATTGCCGCTGCCACCACCCTGATCGGCGCTCTGGTGATCACCTCCACCACACCCTGGGTGTCGAGCAGCCTGCGGGAGCGGATCTTCGATCACCAATTTCTCCCCTTGTTCATCGCCTTGCCGCTGCTGGGCATCGCCCTGATCGTGCAACTGTTCCGCAGCCTTCGCCTCGGCCAGGAGGTGTGGCCGATGGTCTACACAGTGCTGCTGTTCGTGCTCAGCTTCGCGGGCCTGGGCCTGCTGGTGTTCCCGGCGATCATCCCCCCGTCGGTGACGATCTTCGAGGCCCACGCCTCGATCACTTCCCTGGTGTTCATGCTCACCTTCATCGGTGTGCTGATCCCGATCATGCTCTTCTACAACCTCTACAACTACGTGGCCTTCCGCGGCAAAGTGCCCAGCCTCGAACAGGCCGACTGA
- a CDS encoding peroxiredoxin, producing MSMSNCHPTMDSATPAATPSLPRLKEPAPAFEARTTHGPRKLSDYSGRWLVLFSHPADFTPVCTTEFIGFARAYSQFQDLNCDLLGLSIDSNYAHLAWVRNIREKFGVEIPFPIIEDLSMKVAHAYGMIQPGASDTSAVRATFVIDDHGILRAMVYYPMTNGRSVEEFLRLVKALQTSDTHGVATPENWKPGEQVIVPPPADAAAADQRMHEGYDYTDWYFCKKSL from the coding sequence ATGAGCATGTCCAACTGCCATCCGACCATGGACTCCGCCACCCCTGCCGCCACACCGAGCCTGCCGCGCCTGAAGGAGCCGGCACCGGCCTTTGAAGCTCGCACCACCCACGGCCCTCGCAAACTCAGCGACTACAGCGGACGCTGGCTGGTGCTGTTCTCCCATCCGGCCGATTTCACTCCTGTGTGCACCACGGAATTCATCGGCTTCGCGCGTGCCTACTCCCAGTTTCAGGATCTCAACTGCGACCTGCTTGGTCTGTCAATCGATAGCAATTACGCCCACCTCGCCTGGGTCCGCAACATCCGGGAGAAATTCGGCGTGGAGATCCCCTTCCCGATTATTGAGGACCTGTCGATGAAGGTGGCCCATGCTTACGGCATGATCCAACCGGGAGCCTCCGACACATCAGCGGTTCGCGCCACCTTCGTGATCGACGATCACGGCATTCTGCGCGCCATGGTGTATTACCCGATGACCAACGGCCGCTCGGTGGAGGAATTCCTGCGCCTGGTGAAAGCGCTCCAGACCTCTGACACCCATGGCGTTGCGACACCGGAAAACTGGAAACCCGGGGAACAGGTGATCGTGCCCCCACCGGCCGATGCGGCCGCAGCCGATCAACGCATGCACGAAGGCTACGACTACACCGATTGGTACTTCTGCAAGAAGTCGCTCTGA